A window of the Gemmatirosa kalamazoonensis genome harbors these coding sequences:
- a CDS encoding PD40 domain-containing protein, translating into MQRLSVPSTLAVFAALALSALALPTAARAQVDTNPRPGVSVRLNYDAGTRPGVIVLPVRGAGGDSIRAIIQRDLDYGDRVNVVTGSAADAPMTDGRINYALAAKLGAAAVVQGTLTNAGALHVAVHDVARQQVLTVRDFPLGAFAASAAWRLSVHAVSDQIEQWLTGVRGIAATRLAFERDGRVWIVDSDGEYARPISERGALSPAWHPSGTAVVYGTLDDAGRQRIVAQSLDGGARVLASSPVTNLTPTVSPDGQTVVYAHGEEAGVDLYAVPFGGGSPRRLTVGRGSINVSPTFSPDGRRVAFTSGRSGHPEVYITDADGADVDLLTSYDFGDQNYRSDPDWSPDGRLVAFQSMIGGVFQVFTISLRDRSVKRLTTEARNEAPSWAPDSRHVVIMSTRTGSRQLFVLDTETGRARQLTRGASTRMPAWSPPLVRAP; encoded by the coding sequence ATGCAGCGTCTCTCCGTACCGTCGACCCTCGCGGTGTTCGCCGCGCTCGCGCTCTCCGCGCTCGCGCTTCCCACGGCGGCCCGCGCGCAGGTCGACACGAATCCCCGGCCGGGCGTCAGCGTCCGGCTGAACTACGATGCCGGCACGCGGCCGGGCGTCATCGTGCTCCCGGTGCGCGGCGCCGGCGGCGACTCCATCCGGGCGATCATCCAGCGCGACCTCGATTACGGCGACCGTGTGAACGTCGTCACGGGGAGCGCGGCCGATGCGCCGATGACCGACGGGCGCATCAACTATGCGCTCGCCGCGAAGCTCGGCGCCGCCGCGGTGGTGCAGGGCACGCTCACGAACGCCGGGGCGCTGCACGTCGCCGTGCACGACGTGGCGCGCCAGCAGGTGCTCACGGTGCGCGACTTCCCGCTCGGCGCGTTCGCGGCGTCGGCGGCGTGGCGGCTGTCGGTGCACGCGGTGTCGGACCAGATCGAGCAGTGGCTCACGGGGGTGCGCGGCATCGCGGCGACGCGGCTCGCGTTCGAGCGTGACGGGCGCGTGTGGATCGTGGACAGCGACGGCGAGTACGCGCGGCCGATCTCCGAGCGGGGCGCGCTGTCGCCCGCGTGGCACCCGAGCGGCACCGCGGTCGTCTACGGCACGCTCGACGATGCGGGGCGGCAGCGCATCGTGGCGCAGAGCCTCGACGGCGGCGCGCGCGTGCTCGCGTCGTCGCCGGTGACGAACCTCACCCCCACCGTGTCGCCCGACGGGCAGACCGTCGTGTACGCGCACGGCGAGGAGGCGGGTGTCGACCTCTACGCGGTGCCGTTCGGTGGCGGCTCCCCGCGTCGACTCACGGTCGGGCGCGGCTCGATCAACGTGTCGCCGACGTTCAGCCCGGACGGTCGGCGTGTCGCGTTCACGTCGGGGCGTTCCGGGCACCCGGAGGTTTATATTACCGACGCCGACGGCGCCGACGTCGATTTGCTCACCTCGTACGACTTCGGTGACCAGAACTACCGGTCGGATCCGGACTGGTCGCCCGACGGACGGTTGGTGGCGTTCCAGTCGATGATCGGCGGCGTGTTCCAGGTGTTCACGATCTCGCTGCGTGACCGGAGCGTGAAGCGGCTGACGACCGAGGCGCGCAACGAGGCGCCATCGTGGGCGCCGGACTCGCGCCACGTAGTCATCATGTCGACGCGCACGGGCAGCCGGCAGCTGTTCGTGCTCGACACCGAGACGGGGCGCGCACGGCAGCTCACGCGCGGGGCGAGCACGCGCATGCCGGCATGGTCGCCGCCGCTCGTGCGCGCGCCCTAG
- a CDS encoding TonB C-terminal domain-containing protein, protein MSAAPAELGPSPARQRARRAASWRTPGPDAAVSKRLAGGIGVSALLHVAALAALLLHRAPPRPAEPPVYRVDLVAAPPGPRSIGTVTPEPPAAAPAPAPTPPKATPAPTPPPRAEAPPPKAKPLPTPVKAKPAPAKATPVPPTKANTAKAAPKTTTPPKATTPEKSTAKGTPGPRAGGGPEGGKGADVANVHVKGLDFPFPGYLANIVRQVALVFSPPRGGAYTADVSFLIHRDGSVTDVRFVRRSGSYSFDLEAQGAIEAVSSKRAFGPLPDEFRGDVLPVTFSFDPRVIR, encoded by the coding sequence GTGAGCGCGGCACCGGCGGAGCTCGGGCCGTCGCCCGCGCGGCAGCGCGCGCGCCGCGCGGCGTCGTGGCGCACGCCCGGGCCGGATGCCGCCGTGTCGAAGCGGCTCGCCGGCGGTATCGGCGTCTCCGCGCTGCTGCACGTGGCGGCGCTCGCCGCGCTCCTGCTTCACCGCGCCCCGCCGCGGCCGGCCGAGCCGCCGGTCTACCGTGTAGACCTCGTGGCCGCGCCGCCGGGGCCGCGGTCGATCGGCACGGTGACGCCGGAGCCACCGGCCGCCGCCCCGGCGCCCGCGCCCACGCCGCCGAAGGCGACGCCCGCGCCGACGCCGCCTCCGCGCGCCGAGGCCCCGCCGCCGAAGGCGAAGCCGCTGCCGACGCCCGTGAAGGCGAAGCCCGCGCCGGCGAAGGCGACCCCCGTCCCGCCGACGAAGGCGAACACGGCGAAGGCGGCCCCGAAGACGACGACGCCCCCGAAGGCGACGACGCCCGAGAAGAGCACCGCGAAGGGGACGCCGGGCCCGCGCGCCGGCGGTGGGCCGGAAGGCGGCAAGGGCGCGGACGTCGCGAACGTCCACGTGAAGGGGCTCGATTTCCCGTTCCCCGGGTATCTCGCGAACATCGTCCGCCAGGTCGCGCTCGTCTTCTCACCGCCGCGCGGGGGCGCGTACACCGCGGACGTGTCGTTCCTCATTCACCGGGACGGGTCCGTGACCGACGTGCGCTTCGTGCGGCGCTCGGGCAGCTACTCGTTCGACCTCGAGGCGCAGGGCGCGATCGAGGCGGTGTCGTCGAAGCGCGCGTTCGGGCCGCTGCCCGACGAGTTCCGCGGCGACGTGCTCCCGGTGACGTTCAGCTTCGATCCTCGCGTCATCCGGTAG
- a CDS encoding ExbD/TolR family protein encodes MRRRRGGMALNAEINVVSLIDVMMLLMVIFMITAPMMTGGVDVALPSAETKALEPKSGLTVSVTKAGEIYVDDARMTYEEFRGAFKALADKRGEGGVYLRADAGVPYGLVVRVLAAMRASGVSDVGLVAEPEGGA; translated from the coding sequence ATGCGTCGCCGGCGGGGGGGCATGGCGCTGAACGCCGAGATCAACGTGGTCAGCCTCATCGACGTGATGATGCTGCTCATGGTGATCTTCATGATCACGGCGCCGATGATGACCGGCGGCGTGGACGTGGCGCTGCCCTCCGCCGAGACGAAGGCGCTCGAGCCGAAGAGCGGCCTAACGGTGAGCGTGACGAAGGCCGGCGAGATCTACGTCGACGACGCGCGGATGACGTACGAGGAGTTCCGCGGCGCGTTCAAGGCGCTCGCCGACAAGCGCGGCGAGGGCGGCGTCTACCTGCGCGCCGACGCGGGCGTGCCGTACGGGCTCGTGGTGCGCGTGCTCGCCGCGATGCGCGCCAGCGGCGTGTCCGACGTGGGGCTCGTCGCGGAGCCGGAGGGCGGCGCGTGA
- a CDS encoding MotA/TolQ/ExbB proton channel family protein: MMARPLVWRGAASLGTRLAPLASLVALPLVAPSVGAQQLSQPARAGVPSTPMELIAEGSTATKIVLALLVVLSLISWGVMLAKWFELRRVTRSGHAFLREFEHAPSLDAAETAANRAMASPFTDVFRRAMLFLSETRPALGGTTDRTARLSGSQVEALRLVLDAETNAERDRLSRFIPWLATIGSVSPLIGLFGTVLGVISAFTGIAQKGSGNLGAVAPGVAEALIATAAALAVAIPAVFGYNIFASRLNRVDSELEGFGSELIAMLVREGRI; encoded by the coding sequence ATGATGGCGCGCCCGCTCGTCTGGCGCGGCGCGGCGTCGTTAGGCACCCGGCTCGCCCCGCTCGCCTCCCTGGTCGCCCTGCCGCTCGTCGCGCCGTCGGTCGGCGCGCAGCAGCTCTCGCAGCCCGCGCGCGCCGGGGTCCCCAGCACGCCGATGGAGCTCATCGCCGAGGGCTCCACGGCGACGAAGATCGTGCTCGCGCTGCTCGTCGTGCTGTCGCTCATCAGCTGGGGTGTGATGCTCGCGAAGTGGTTCGAGCTGCGCCGCGTCACGCGCTCGGGGCACGCGTTCCTGCGCGAGTTCGAGCACGCGCCGTCGCTCGACGCGGCGGAGACGGCGGCGAACCGCGCGATGGCGAGCCCGTTCACCGACGTGTTCCGCCGCGCGATGCTGTTCCTCTCCGAGACGCGTCCCGCGTTAGGCGGCACCACCGATCGCACGGCGCGCCTCAGCGGCTCGCAGGTCGAGGCGCTGCGGCTCGTGCTCGACGCCGAGACCAACGCGGAGCGCGATCGCCTGTCGCGCTTCATCCCGTGGCTCGCGACGATCGGCTCGGTCAGCCCGCTCATCGGTCTGTTCGGCACGGTGCTCGGCGTCATCTCCGCGTTCACCGGCATCGCGCAGAAGGGATCCGGCAACCTCGGCGCGGTGGCGCCGGGCGTCGCGGAGGCGCTCATCGCGACCGCCGCGGCGCTCGCGGTCGCCATTCCGGCGGTGTTCGGGTACAACATCTTCGCGAGCCGGCTGAACCGCGTCGACAGCGAGCTCGAAGGGTTCGGCTCGGAGCTCATCGCGATGCTCGTGCGCGAGGGGAGGATCTGA
- a CDS encoding NAD-dependent epimerase/dehydratase family protein — translation MAKKALVTGGAGFIGSHVADLLVAEGYEVTVIDNLSSGRRENLNPAATFHELDIGSPETAALVREGGFDVVAHLAAQIDVRKSVNDPAFDARQNILGSLNVLEAAKQSGRPPRVIFASTGGALYGDFVTPPATETDPKDPESPYGIAKLSVEYYMAYYARQHGMECCAMRFANVYGPRQDPHGEAGVVAIFCNRILDGRAMTTFGTGEQTRDYVFVKDVARAVFAAATKSLPAVGPLDARAFNVGTGIETSVNELAAQLKAAAGSDTAIERAPARTGELQRSALVIDKARRELGWAPQVSLADGLRETYEFFAARRRAPATA, via the coding sequence ATGGCCAAGAAAGCGCTCGTCACCGGTGGCGCGGGGTTCATCGGCTCGCACGTGGCCGACCTGCTCGTCGCCGAGGGCTATGAGGTCACCGTCATCGACAACCTGTCGAGCGGCCGGCGGGAGAACCTGAACCCCGCCGCCACGTTCCACGAGCTCGACATCGGCTCGCCCGAGACGGCGGCGCTCGTGCGCGAGGGCGGCTTCGACGTCGTCGCGCATCTCGCGGCGCAGATCGACGTGCGGAAGAGCGTGAACGACCCGGCGTTCGATGCGCGCCAGAACATCCTCGGGTCGCTCAACGTCCTCGAGGCGGCGAAGCAGAGCGGTCGCCCGCCACGCGTGATCTTCGCGTCGACCGGCGGCGCGCTGTACGGCGACTTCGTGACGCCGCCGGCCACGGAGACCGATCCGAAGGATCCCGAGTCGCCGTACGGCATCGCGAAGCTGAGCGTCGAGTACTACATGGCGTACTACGCGCGGCAGCACGGCATGGAGTGCTGCGCGATGCGGTTCGCGAACGTGTACGGGCCGCGCCAGGATCCGCACGGCGAGGCGGGGGTGGTCGCGATCTTCTGCAACCGCATCCTCGACGGCCGCGCCATGACGACGTTCGGCACCGGTGAGCAGACGCGCGACTACGTGTTCGTGAAGGACGTCGCGCGCGCGGTGTTCGCCGCGGCGACGAAGAGCTTGCCGGCGGTCGGCCCGCTCGACGCGCGCGCGTTCAACGTCGGCACGGGGATCGAGACATCGGTGAACGAGCTGGCCGCGCAGCTGAAGGCGGCGGCCGGGTCGGACACGGCGATCGAGCGCGCGCCCGCTCGCACGGGTGAGCTGCAGCGCAGCGCGCTCGTCATCGACAAGGCACGCCGCGAGCTCGGGTGGGCACCGCAGGTGTCGCTCGCCGACGGGCTGCGCGAGACGTACGAGTTCTTCGCCGCCCGGCGGCGGGCGCCCGCGACGGCATGA
- a CDS encoding single-stranded DNA-binding protein, with the protein MSRSLNKVTLIGNLGSDPEVRATPGGNRVAQFSLATSRTWNDQAGVRQEKTEWHRCVVWNTKASQLADIVERYVKKGDKIYVEGRIEYRQWQDKDGQTRYSTEINVRELLLLGGRREGHEGDTDGGSPGYQAPRRQAPAPAAAARPSKPAAQGGGGDDFEDFPGALEDSDDDLPF; encoded by the coding sequence ATGAGCCGGAGCTTGAACAAGGTCACGTTGATCGGGAACCTCGGAAGCGATCCCGAGGTGCGCGCCACGCCGGGCGGCAATCGCGTCGCGCAGTTCTCCCTCGCCACGAGCCGCACCTGGAACGACCAGGCGGGCGTGCGACAGGAGAAGACGGAGTGGCACCGCTGCGTCGTGTGGAACACGAAGGCGTCGCAGCTCGCCGACATCGTCGAGCGCTACGTGAAGAAGGGCGACAAGATCTACGTCGAGGGGCGCATCGAGTACCGTCAGTGGCAGGACAAGGACGGCCAGACGCGCTACAGCACCGAGATCAACGTGCGCGAGCTCCTGCTGCTCGGTGGCCGTCGCGAGGGGCACGAGGGGGACACCGACGGCGGCAGCCCGGGCTACCAGGCGCCCCGTCGCCAGGCGCCGGCGCCCGCCGCCGCGGCCCGGCCCAGCAAACCGGCCGCGCAGGGTGGGGGGGGCGACGACTTCGAGGACTTCCCGGGCGCGCTCGAGGACAGCGACGACGACCTGCCGTTCTGA
- the rimI gene encoding ribosomal protein S18-alanine N-acetyltransferase encodes MPLGTLTVRPAVEQDVEAVSRMELVSFTDPWSRSSFVSLLGHRHVLFLVADWRAGPPHHESWGTPTEVAGYVVAWLAADEAEIANLAVAPTLRGLRIGARLLDTALGELMARGASAVYLEVRESNAAARRLYASRGFAEVGRRRKYYRRPQEDALVLRRDLVARASHGASVQDTPVVRSG; translated from the coding sequence ATGCCGCTCGGCACCCTCACCGTACGCCCCGCGGTGGAGCAGGACGTCGAGGCGGTGTCGCGCATGGAGCTCGTGTCGTTCACCGATCCGTGGTCGCGCAGCTCGTTCGTGTCGCTCCTCGGCCACCGACACGTGCTGTTCCTCGTCGCCGACTGGCGCGCCGGGCCGCCGCATCACGAGTCGTGGGGCACGCCGACCGAGGTGGCGGGGTACGTCGTCGCGTGGCTCGCCGCCGACGAGGCGGAGATCGCGAACCTCGCCGTCGCGCCCACGCTGCGCGGCCTGCGCATCGGCGCGCGGCTGCTGGACACCGCGCTGGGCGAGCTGATGGCGCGCGGCGCGTCGGCGGTGTATCTGGAGGTCAGGGAGTCGAACGCCGCGGCGCGCCGCCTGTACGCGTCGCGCGGGTTCGCGGAGGTGGGGCGACGGCGGAAGTACTATCGTCGCCCGCAGGAGGACGCGCTCGTGCTGCGCCGCGACCTGGTCGCGAGGGCGTCGCACGGCGCGTCTGTGCAGGACACACCGGTCGTGCGTTCTGGATGA
- the tsaB gene encoding tRNA (adenosine(37)-N6)-threonylcarbamoyltransferase complex dimerization subunit type 1 TsaB — protein sequence MTTPFTSGTTWLAIDASTYAGTVAVLRGRDVVAAREVAMRGEREERLMPTVVDALHAAGASPRDLTGLVCGAGPGSFTSLRIAASIAKGLAQVAERPLFAAPSLALMTGGRRTAGRHLASLDALRGEAYAAVVALDDAGDVVGYEYLGVVHADALDDLARAHHATPLRAGESTAPRAAAVAALGRLLAERGPVDLDAWEPDYGRKAEAQVKWEAAHGRELPSVAVALDGGAGS from the coding sequence ATGACGACGCCGTTCACCAGCGGCACGACGTGGCTGGCGATCGACGCGTCCACGTACGCCGGAACCGTCGCCGTGCTGCGCGGTCGCGACGTCGTCGCGGCGCGCGAGGTCGCGATGCGCGGCGAGCGCGAGGAGCGGCTGATGCCGACCGTCGTCGACGCGCTGCACGCGGCCGGCGCGAGCCCGCGCGATCTCACCGGCCTCGTGTGCGGCGCGGGGCCCGGCAGCTTCACGAGCCTGCGCATCGCGGCGTCGATCGCGAAGGGGCTGGCGCAGGTCGCGGAGCGCCCGCTGTTCGCGGCACCGTCGCTCGCGCTCATGACGGGAGGACGTCGGACGGCGGGCCGGCACCTCGCGTCGCTCGACGCTTTGCGCGGCGAAGCGTACGCGGCGGTCGTCGCGCTCGACGATGCCGGCGACGTGGTCGGCTACGAGTACCTCGGGGTGGTGCACGCCGACGCGCTCGACGACCTCGCGCGGGCGCACCACGCGACGCCGCTGCGGGCCGGGGAGTCGACGGCGCCTCGGGCGGCGGCGGTCGCCGCGCTCGGGCGCCTGCTCGCGGAGCGAGGGCCGGTCGATCTCGACGCGTGGGAGCCGGACTACGGACGCAAGGCGGAGGCGCAGGTGAAGTGGGAGGCGGCGCACGGGCGCGAGCTGCCGTCGGTCGCCGTGGCGCTCGACGGCGGGGCAGGGAGCTGA
- the tsaE gene encoding tRNA (adenosine(37)-N6)-threonylcarbamoyltransferase complex ATPase subunit type 1 TsaE, which produces MTDGHLTSDGHFAKPLPPEATRSRIAVTRDELEAWGTSFGRAARPPLVVTLAGELGAGKTTLAQAICRGFGVTDEVTSPTYALVHEYRAPNGRVYHLDLYRLKHEDELTNLGWDDLLAAEDALVLVEWPERAGSRLPPHVPIDLEYAPGDDGRRVLLAG; this is translated from the coding sequence ATGACCGACGGCCATCTCACCTCCGACGGCCACTTCGCGAAGCCGCTGCCGCCCGAGGCGACGCGCAGCCGCATCGCCGTCACGCGCGACGAGCTCGAGGCGTGGGGCACGTCGTTCGGCCGCGCGGCGCGGCCGCCCCTCGTCGTGACGCTGGCCGGAGAGCTCGGCGCCGGCAAGACGACGCTCGCGCAGGCGATCTGCCGCGGCTTCGGCGTCACCGACGAGGTCACGAGCCCGACGTACGCGCTCGTGCACGAGTACCGCGCGCCCAACGGCCGCGTGTACCACCTCGACCTGTACCGCCTGAAGCACGAGGACGAGCTGACGAACCTCGGCTGGGACGACCTGCTCGCCGCGGAAGACGCGCTCGTGCTCGTGGAGTGGCCGGAGCGCGCGGGCTCGCGGCTGCCCCCGCACGTGCCGATCGACCTGGAATACGCGCCCGGCGACGACGGGCGACGCGTGCTGCTCGCCGGATGA
- the uvrB gene encoding excinuclease ABC subunit UvrB: MTDRAQFDLQAPFKPAGDQPRAIAELSRGLERGDRFQTLLGVTGSGKTMTVANVIKNHGRPTLVLSHNKTLAAQLYGELKSFFPHNAVEYFISYYDYYQPEAYVPSSDTYIEKDASINEDIDRLRLRATSSLMERDDVVIVSTVSAIYGLGDPVEYRERMVTLARGQRIARDDILRQLVGIQYNRNDVAFERGTFRVRGDTVEIFPAYEEQGVRVEMWGDEIERISKINVVTGETIATLEKTAVYPAKHFITNRPTIERAVKAIRAELDERLGMLRAEGKLLEAQRLESRTNFDIEMMLEIGTCAGIENYSRHLSGRTAGERPACLFDYFPDDFLVVVDESHVTLPQIRGMYNGDRARKLTLVDYGFRLPSALDNRPLVFDEFLALTPRMIAVSATPGELELQLSEGAVVEQVIRPTGLVDPEIEVRSVRGQVDDLLGEIRIRERKGERVLVTTLTKRMAEDLTDYLQQVGVRVRYMHSDIDAIERMEIVRGLRLGEFDVLVGINLLREGLDMPEVSLVAILDADQEGFLRSDRSLIQTVGRAARNVNGRAIFYADRITGSMQRCMEETARRRELQTKHNEEHGITPFTVEKSVADVRFVTRVADARTEHEEEEAKGARRRDGKKKVAEGPAPYDLSDPAALIARLEGEMKQAAAALDFEQAARLRDELFELRARFGDAVPNGSGDGAKARRPGTVADLRAAR, translated from the coding sequence ATGACCGATCGCGCCCAGTTCGATCTCCAGGCCCCGTTCAAGCCCGCCGGCGACCAGCCCCGCGCCATCGCGGAGCTGAGCAGGGGGCTGGAGCGCGGCGATCGCTTCCAGACGCTCCTCGGCGTCACCGGCTCCGGCAAGACGATGACGGTCGCGAACGTCATCAAGAACCACGGCCGGCCCACGCTCGTCCTGTCGCACAACAAGACGCTCGCGGCGCAGCTGTACGGGGAGCTGAAGAGCTTCTTCCCGCACAACGCGGTCGAGTACTTCATCTCGTACTACGACTACTACCAGCCCGAGGCCTACGTCCCGTCGAGCGACACGTACATCGAGAAGGACGCGTCGATCAACGAGGACATCGACCGGCTGCGGCTGCGCGCGACGTCGAGCCTCATGGAGCGCGACGACGTCGTGATCGTGTCGACGGTGAGCGCGATCTACGGCCTCGGCGACCCGGTGGAGTACCGCGAGCGGATGGTCACGCTCGCGCGCGGGCAGCGCATCGCGCGCGACGACATCCTGCGGCAGCTCGTCGGCATCCAGTACAACCGGAACGACGTCGCGTTCGAGCGCGGCACGTTCCGCGTGCGCGGCGACACGGTCGAGATCTTCCCCGCGTACGAGGAGCAGGGCGTGCGCGTGGAGATGTGGGGCGACGAGATCGAGCGCATCTCGAAGATCAACGTCGTCACCGGCGAGACGATCGCGACGCTCGAGAAGACGGCCGTCTATCCGGCGAAGCACTTCATCACGAACCGTCCGACGATCGAGCGCGCGGTGAAGGCCATCCGCGCCGAGCTGGACGAGCGGCTCGGCATGCTGCGCGCCGAGGGGAAGCTGCTCGAGGCGCAGCGGCTGGAGAGCCGCACGAACTTCGACATCGAGATGATGCTCGAGATCGGGACGTGCGCGGGGATCGAGAACTACTCGCGCCACCTGAGCGGCCGCACCGCCGGCGAGCGCCCGGCGTGCCTGTTCGACTACTTCCCGGACGACTTCCTCGTCGTCGTGGACGAGAGCCACGTGACGCTGCCGCAGATCCGCGGCATGTACAACGGCGACCGCGCGCGCAAGCTGACGCTCGTCGACTACGGCTTCCGGCTGCCGAGCGCGCTCGACAACCGGCCGCTCGTGTTCGACGAGTTCCTCGCGCTCACCCCGCGCATGATCGCCGTGAGCGCGACGCCGGGTGAGCTGGAGCTGCAGCTCAGCGAGGGCGCGGTGGTCGAGCAGGTCATCCGGCCGACGGGGCTCGTCGATCCCGAGATCGAGGTGCGGTCGGTGCGCGGGCAGGTGGACGATCTGCTCGGCGAGATCCGCATCCGCGAGCGGAAGGGGGAGCGCGTGCTCGTCACGACGCTCACCAAGCGCATGGCGGAGGACCTCACCGACTACCTCCAGCAGGTCGGCGTGCGCGTGCGCTACATGCACTCCGACATCGACGCGATCGAGCGCATGGAGATCGTGCGCGGCCTGCGGCTCGGCGAGTTCGACGTGCTCGTGGGGATCAACCTGCTGCGCGAAGGGCTCGACATGCCCGAGGTGTCGCTCGTCGCGATCCTCGACGCGGACCAGGAGGGCTTCCTGCGCAGCGACCGCTCGCTCATCCAGACCGTGGGCCGCGCCGCGCGCAACGTGAACGGCCGCGCGATCTTCTACGCCGACCGCATCACGGGCTCGATGCAGCGCTGCATGGAGGAGACGGCACGCCGCCGCGAGCTGCAGACGAAGCACAACGAGGAGCACGGCATCACGCCGTTCACGGTGGAGAAGAGCGTCGCCGACGTGCGCTTCGTGACGCGCGTGGCCGACGCCCGCACGGAGCACGAGGAGGAGGAAGCGAAGGGCGCGCGTCGCCGCGACGGGAAGAAGAAGGTGGCCGAGGGACCGGCGCCGTACGACCTCTCGGATCCGGCGGCGCTCATCGCGCGCCTGGAGGGCGAGATGAAGCAGGCCGCCGCGGCGCTGGACTTCGAGCAGGCGGCGCGCCTGCGCGACGAGCTGTTCGAGCTGCGCGCGCGGTTCGGCGACGCGGTGCCTAACGGGTCCGGCGACGGCGCGAAGGCGCGCCGCCCGGGCACCGTCGCCGACCTCCGCGCCGCACGGTGA
- a CDS encoding MFS transporter, giving the protein MLTLIVIAFVDMLGVVMIVPLLPFYATRMGASGTVVGMLVAAFSVAQLLSAPTWGRLSDRRGRRPALLAGLGVSALGYLMFAGADSIVVLLVSRIVQGFGGGTVGVINAAIADASTSAERTKSIGWLTASTSLGAVVGPVIGSVTAQEFGRAAPGIVAAALCLANLVYALFALRETKITTAEHEARRKGSRSSREVLREVLRHPAASASRLIWIYTVGIGAFYGMIAVFPLYLARVFGVTEATIGYFVMFFGGVGVVVRLGILGRLVTWLGESRLCRVGLVLLTVGLATFPLPRHLAPLAVPMLLMPLGTALTFPAVTALLSRVASPAERGVYLGVQQALGGVARVALPVWTGFAIDRFGVGSPFWSGALLAAIGLALAARLPLRLETSTHRVVSDQAMAAAVSASEAALPSAGEPARSRR; this is encoded by the coding sequence ATGCTCACCCTCATCGTCATCGCGTTCGTCGACATGCTCGGCGTCGTGATGATCGTCCCGCTGCTTCCGTTCTACGCCACGCGCATGGGCGCGAGCGGCACCGTCGTCGGCATGCTCGTGGCCGCGTTCTCCGTCGCGCAGCTCCTCAGCGCGCCGACGTGGGGGCGCCTCTCCGACCGGCGCGGCCGGCGGCCCGCACTGCTGGCGGGGCTCGGCGTCTCGGCGCTGGGCTACCTCATGTTCGCCGGCGCGGACTCGATCGTCGTGCTGCTCGTGTCGCGCATCGTGCAGGGGTTCGGCGGCGGCACCGTCGGCGTGATCAACGCGGCGATCGCCGACGCGAGCACGTCGGCGGAGCGCACGAAGAGCATCGGCTGGCTCACGGCGTCGACGAGCCTCGGCGCGGTCGTGGGGCCGGTCATCGGCTCGGTGACGGCGCAGGAGTTCGGGCGTGCCGCGCCGGGGATCGTCGCCGCGGCCCTGTGCCTCGCGAACCTCGTGTACGCGCTGTTCGCCCTGCGCGAGACGAAGATCACGACGGCCGAGCACGAGGCGCGTCGCAAGGGCAGCCGGTCGTCGCGCGAGGTGCTGCGCGAGGTGCTGCGGCATCCGGCCGCATCCGCGTCGCGGCTGATCTGGATCTACACCGTCGGCATCGGCGCCTTCTACGGCATGATCGCCGTGTTCCCGCTGTACCTCGCGCGCGTGTTCGGCGTGACCGAGGCGACGATCGGCTACTTCGTCATGTTCTTCGGCGGCGTCGGCGTCGTCGTGCGGCTCGGCATCCTGGGCCGGCTCGTGACCTGGCTCGGCGAGTCGCGGCTGTGCCGCGTGGGCCTCGTGCTGCTCACGGTGGGGCTGGCGACGTTCCCGCTGCCGCGGCACCTCGCGCCGCTCGCGGTCCCGATGCTCCTGATGCCGCTCGGCACGGCCCTCACGTTTCCCGCGGTGACCGCGCTCCTGTCGCGCGTCGCGTCGCCGGCGGAGCGCGGCGTGTACCTCGGCGTGCAGCAGGCGCTCGGCGGCGTGGCGCGGGTGGCGCTGCCGGTGTGGACGGGGTTCGCGATCGACCGGTTCGGCGTCGGAAGCCCGTTCTGGTCCGGCGCGCTGCTCGCCGCGATCGGGCTCGCGCTCGCGGCGCGGCTCCCGCTGCGCCTGGAGACGTCGACGCACCGCGTCGTGTCTGATCAGGCCATGGCGGCCGCGGTGAGCGCGAGCGAGGCGGCGCTGCCGAGCGCCGGCGAGCCGGCGCGATCTCGGCGATGA